A segment of the Prochlorococcus marinus CUG1438 genome:
CCATTTTATTTTGTTTATTAAAAATAGTAATAAGGATTATGAAAATTAAAAGATTCCATAATGACTCATAGAGAAAAGTAGGATGAAAATATTTGTAATTAATAAATTCTAAAGGCCTATTTTGGATGGGGATAAATAATTTCCAAGGCAGATTTGTTGGAACACCAAAGGCTTCATTATTGAAAAAATTTCCCCACCTTCCAATAGATTGTCCAAGAATAATTGAGGGAATCAATATATCCAAAAAAGTTTTTAAATGAATTTTTTTTGAATTGCAAAAAAATATAACAGCTAATAATGCTCCAATTAGACCTCCGTGGATTGCTATGCCTCCTTCCCAGACGGCTAGAAAAGATGGTATTCGAACTGTTTTGTTGAATAGCTCTAAAGAAGTAAAAAAGTTCTCTCCACTATATTGTCTCCACTCAAAAATTACGTAATAAGCTCTTGCTCCTATTACTGAAAAAATTATTAGTGATGGTAGTATTTCGCTTATGTATTCGGGGTTAATATTCCTTAACTTTGCAAGTTTTTTAGAAATTAATATGCCGATTAAAACTGAAATAGAAATAAGTAATCCGTACCATTTAATGGTTGTAAATCCTAAATTTAAAAATGTTTCTCCAGGAGATTGTATAAAAGCTTGAAATATAAGCATTTAAAAGAAAATTAGATCCCCTCTGCTGCCTGAACTTTTTCTACCTGTTTTTTCTTTAACACTAAAAGGATTTGAGTTAGACCAACACCAATAAAAAATGCAATTAATCCAATTACTCTGTATGGACTCTGAAGTACAACCTCAGCATCTAATTGTCCAAAGCCGCCAACATTTGGATCATTAGTAAGCGGGTCACCTGCGTTAATTTTGTCTTGTGCTTTTACTATAAGTTGAGGACCAACAGGTACTGCTTCAGTAGTTATCTCACCATTCTCATTTTCTATGTTGACCTCATAGCTACCATCTTCAATTGTGTCTATTGAATTAATAGTTCCTGAGGTTGGAGAGGTGAAAACTACATTATTGCTTTTGTCTCCAGTTGGGTATACCTGACCTCTACCTCTATTTCCTCCGATATGTAAGGAGTATTTCCCATAGTGATACTCTTTATTAGTGGATGGATCAGGGGAAAGTACAGGAAAAACTATTTCTTTATTGGTATCCCCGGGTAAAGGTCCAACAATGATGATATTATCTTTCTCTTCACTGTAATTAGTGAAATATACCCCTTCTGTCTCCTCTTTGATTTCTTCGGTCCATCTTTCTTGAGGAGCAAGTTTAAAGCCATCAGGCAACATTACAACAGCACCAACTTGTAATGGAACTTCAGAACCATCAGCGCCGATCTCTTTTAAGTCATTTTTGTAGGGTATTTTAACTACAGCTTTGAAAACACTATCTGCACCAACAGATTGAGGTACCTCTGCAATGGTAGGCATCTGAGCTAGATGACAATTTGCACAGACTATCTTTCCTGTGGCTTCTCTTGGGGATTCATAGTTTTGCTGAGCCCAGAATGGATAAGCAAAAGTTGACTTAGGATAAAATACAATGCTGGAAATAAAAAGCAGAGTACAGATCAATAAACTTGTTTTTTTCATGATTTGATTTTTAAAACCTTTCATTTTTTTATGCCCACCATGGATTTTCATTAGTTCTAAAGTCAATTTCTGACCATTGTTTGACCAGTACAGCATCATCTTCAATATCGACATGAGCCAGGGCCAAGGATAAAGGAGCAGGCCCTCTGACTACTTTCCCATTTGTATCGTACTGACTGCCATGACAAGGGCATATAAATTTATTGGCACCACTATCCCATGGGACAACGCACCCTAAATGGGTACAAATTGCATTTAAACCAAATTCTCCTATCTCTCCACCCTCATTAACTATTAAATAAGTTGGGTCTCCTTTAAGACCCTGCACTAGACTTCTGTCACCTGCTTGATGGGTAGCTAACCAACCTGTCTTAGTTATTGGATTACCTAATTCATCTTTAGCAGAAGTTCCACCACCACCTCCTCCTGCTCTTAGAGGCATGAAATAATTTGCTACGGGGTAAAGGGCGCCTAAAGCTACACCAGTTGCAGTACCAAATGTAAGAAGATTCATAAATTGCCTTCGGCCCATTGAAGGGACATCATTGGAACTTAATTGAGTCATTCGCTACTTGGTTCTGTTATTTATTAGTTATTATGGATCAAATTGATCAATTTCTGTTGCAAATAGATAGGACTTTTAATAATTTAAAGTAAAAGTTTAGGAAGTCTTAATTAATTGATTTAAATGAACCCATTACTAGTAGATGAAGTGATTCATTATTTGATGCATCGCTGGAAAAAAAAATATGACTTTAGGCTTTTTAGAAGAGGAAATTTTGTCTATTTTCAAATGATGTGGGGATTTCTTGGGCAGGAATCATTTCCTTTAAGTGAGGATGAATATAAAAAATCGATAGCTGATAAAATTGAGATTTTAAATAGATGTGGATATTCAGAGGAAGTAAGGGAATGGCTTAAAAGAACTAACGCTAAACCAAGGCTGGGTAGAGCTGTGAGCTTGCAATTAAATGTTAATGAGAAGATGAAAGAGTTTTTGACTTAAGATTTTCTGATAAGTAAGTTAATCCAGTACCCACAAAAAATAAAAAAACAATCGATGTACATAGCAATGACATCGTTAATGGGTCTGTTGAAGGGGTTATCACTGCAGATAAAATTGCTGAAGAGATTACAACAAACTTCCAATTCGAAATCATTTTTTCTGTTGTAATTATTCCAAGAGAACCAAGAATAAATTGTAATACTGGTAATTGAAAAGCTATTGCAGTGCTAGTCATTAATAAGAGAACAAAATCAAAATATCTTTCTATAGACCAAGTTGGTTCAACAATATCAGC
Coding sequences within it:
- the lgt gene encoding prolipoprotein diacylglyceryl transferase, with product MLIFQAFIQSPGETFLNLGFTTIKWYGLLISISVLIGILISKKLAKLRNINPEYISEILPSLIIFSVIGARAYYVIFEWRQYSGENFFTSLELFNKTVRIPSFLAVWEGGIAIHGGLIGALLAVIFFCNSKKIHLKTFLDILIPSIILGQSIGRWGNFFNNEAFGVPTNLPWKLFIPIQNRPLEFINYKYFHPTFLYESLWNLLIFIILITIFNKQNKM
- a CDS encoding apocytochrome f — its product is MKGFKNQIMKKTSLLICTLLFISSIVFYPKSTFAYPFWAQQNYESPREATGKIVCANCHLAQMPTIAEVPQSVGADSVFKAVVKIPYKNDLKEIGADGSEVPLQVGAVVMLPDGFKLAPQERWTEEIKEETEGVYFTNYSEEKDNIIIVGPLPGDTNKEIVFPVLSPDPSTNKEYHYGKYSLHIGGNRGRGQVYPTGDKSNNVVFTSPTSGTINSIDTIEDGSYEVNIENENGEITTEAVPVGPQLIVKAQDKINAGDPLTNDPNVGGFGQLDAEVVLQSPYRVIGLIAFFIGVGLTQILLVLKKKQVEKVQAAEGI
- a CDS encoding cytochrome b6-f complex iron-sulfur subunit, which gives rise to MTQLSSNDVPSMGRRQFMNLLTFGTATGVALGALYPVANYFMPLRAGGGGGGTSAKDELGNPITKTGWLATHQAGDRSLVQGLKGDPTYLIVNEGGEIGEFGLNAICTHLGCVVPWDSGANKFICPCHGSQYDTNGKVVRGPAPLSLALAHVDIEDDAVLVKQWSEIDFRTNENPWWA
- a CDS encoding DUF3067 family protein, translated to MNPLLVDEVIHYLMHRWKKKYDFRLFRRGNFVYFQMMWGFLGQESFPLSEDEYKKSIADKIEILNRCGYSEEVREWLKRTNAKPRLGRAVSLQLNVNEKMKEFLT